CAGTCTTGATAGAGTTAAATCAAGAATAGAACCAAAATGCCTCTTAAAACCGGCAAATCTGTTGTTCAATCCTCTCGTCTTCATTAACCGCGCCCACGTCCACCACCTACCAACAAATCCATCTCGAATCAAATTTCTATATTGCACAAGAAACCCATTTTATAGCTGCTAAATGGattctataaaaaaaaggaTTTTACTAAAATACCTCTGCCACCAACACCACCACCAGGCTTGCTGCCGCCAGGACCTCCCCTGCCACGGCCACCACCTCGGCCACCATCATCCATGCCACGACCACCACCTCTGCCGCCAGGTCCTCCCCTACCACCACCACCAACAACACTATCCTCCCTACCTCTTCCCCTTCCACGTCCAACACCAGGTGGTTTTCTATCTGAAATCAAAAAAGTTCACACAATTATAGTAGTACTCATATATAATTGTATCTAGCCAAATTATACTTTATTATATTAACCATTACAAAATAGGATCAATAATAGCATGGCCATTCATTTGTTTTCAATTTTGGCAAAAATGGAGCAATTCTCTTTAATCACAACAGttataaatagtaaaaaagGTACAAATGTGTATAGATTGAGATTTCCACTTGATACACATTAGCCAGATCAAAACCCCATTTTTAATTGGACACTTTCCAGTAAAATGGATTTTAACAGGAATGTGTGTATCTTTCAGAGTTATTGTATCAGTATATAGAATTATATTTCAGTCATTTGGACAAAAGAACCATAGAAGTCAATAATAGAATTTGATGGCATATTATACCTGATCGACTTTTAGTTTCTTCTTGAACTTTGTCAATCAcctgaaaaaacaaataaagagaTGCATAGATTACTTTCAGAAGCAAGCACATAAAGTAGGAAATACAATAAGTTTTGACACCAAAAGACATATAGGTCTTCTAATATATAAACCAAAGCAACTGAGAAAATTTCAGTCTACTTCccaaaagaaacacaaaaacAATATCCAAATATGTGCCAGCAAACATAGAAGCAATTGAATAGATGTGTTAGAAAAATAGGAGGGGTAAGAGACATATTTCACTTGTAAATTCGGATCACATGAAATTTTGTGATAAATCTCAGATGAATGGATATCTCACATATTTGAACAAGTTATCAAATCAtgttgagaataaaataaagaagCCAACAGCCTGGTCAGCAAAAACCCTCTCGTTTGATTCATCAGTGCAATGCGCTTCTCCAAAATAAattatccattcaaagtttgACTAGCTACATAGAAGCAATCAGATCATGCCTCCAAATGTAGCAATAACTTAAACAGGGTGCTTCATTTTGCGAGCATATCATGTCTGATTTGGCTAAATTACATCATTCCAGGGAGATGATAGAGAGGCTTACATGATGAACGTTTGTAATGCAATACAGGAAtcttgatatattattataaataaaaaccatgttaaattgataaataaaaactaattgtGCTGAGTAAATCGAAAATTAAAATGAGGGTCTTCATCACACCTTTATTTATACAAActtcaacatttaaaaaaacaataataatcttAATAGGTTTTGAAAGGTAAGTGTCTTCTAACAGATCATATATATACTAAGATGAATTATTGTTTCACATATTTGAGCCTGGTCAGCAAGAAACCCTCTCGATTTGATTCATCAATGCAATGCGCTTCACCAAAAAGAATATCCCTTTAAAGTTTGATTAGCAACATAGAAGCAATCAGATTATGCCTCCAAATGTAGCAATACATTAAACAGGATACTTCTGGGAGCACATCATGTCTGATTTGGCTAAATTACATCATTCCAGGGAGAACAAGAAATCTAGAGTTAAAATAACTAATAGTTTTTTTTGTGACCCGGGTTTATTCCCGGGAGTGGATAGCAAGACCCCCTCTACTCTGGTGGGTTAACTCGGTTTAAAGCAACAGATCAATtcagaaagaaaaagaaaaaaaaaagagtaaagtAAGCATGTTGAAACTCAGCCATTATAGCTTAACAAGTTAGTTGATCAGTTGAGGATAAAACCAGCAACaaaatagtaatataaaaaCTAGCCCCTTCAATGTAAAACATAATACCAGCATGAATTGGTTAAAAACTTGCAACCAATGAAAAACAGCAACAAATCAGAAAAAGAGATAAACATAACCAAGTACCTCATCTGGAACTCGAAGATATTTTATTGTATTCCCTCGAATATAGCATTCAGGCATTCTCCAAAACTTATCTCCATCCTAAGAAAATCAACATTTTTAGTTTCACTAAATCACATCCATTAAACAAAAATGATGGAATGAATCAATCAATACCTTAGATGTACAAATAACTTCACGAAGATGAATATTCATCCAAGTATCACAGTTCACCAAATGCCCATTGTAAGTTTCCCCATTCTTCAGCTCAACCAActataatcaaaacaaaatctaaaCCATCAGAAACCCTAAACCCCATTCAGAAACATAAACAAGACAAACTAACTCTCACCATAGGATGCCCCTGAGCAGTCTTTAGTAGAGAAAGAGGAAGCTGAAAGAAGAAATAACAGAATAAGTATAAGATATCAAATGGGTTTTCACATAACAAAAGAATAAAGACCATATAACCCTAAACACAAGCTTTAATGTAATCTGTAACTCACCATCTTGTAAATACCCAACTAGTAGAATAGCAAGAATCAAGTATATGACCGATCTACTGGATGTGTAAACAGGATCTCTATTAGTTTTTCTTTTGACCTAGTGAAACCCTAAAAAAACGCGGAGTACAAACCGTCAACGCGAAGGATCGCGATCAACCGTGAGCGCGATGAAGAATGGTTTTGCGCAGAAAAGAAGCGAGCTTTTGCAGGAGAATGCGGCGCTCCGCTTGGCTCGATCGAAGAAGGTAAAACCCTTGGTTTTCAGGTTATTATAGGAAGAGGAGATGGTGTATAATAACCAGATGCAACTTCAAAACACTTTTTTGGGGGTTAAATAGagatcttaatattttattattgtattttaaatttttaatcactctttttttttattaaaattattacttaacattttatcttttaaatgttttaaaatattgaatattaaaaatattttttattaaaaaaaataatagtatgaTTAAGGATTTTtcgtgttatttaaataatttaagttaattaaatattatttaattcacttttttaTCTATcacttttattagtttaatttattaattaaaatattaatataatttttattttattattattatatattaataatttttaaatattttacttaaataaaataaaatataaaataaaatcctcAAAATTAtgatgattattatttattaaataggtcaatttatttgaaaattttgaatctgaaaaaccctaaattctaGGACAAGTGggaaaatttttaattattaaaaaaatgttaaagtttgAGTTTCAGAATATAGAATATACccaaattgaaatattaattagacaattatatgaatatatatattatctattttttacattaagattttgtaattatatatttgaattaattaattaatttttatgtttttaacagTAATAATGGGAATTAATAAAtcgataaatatataaattacatttaataaaaaaatatatatataagagaaaataagaagttaaatatcaaaattattaattattttttaatttaattaattattattttcatattattaaccTTTTACagttaatagttaattaatttattatgtgtttttaaaattagtaataataagaagaattaataaattaaattaataaaatatataaatgtatatttgtaaaacatatatattaaattataaatatatatatatatatatattataaattatatatatatttattattaaaatgttatttctctttttttttaaacaatcttatttttcgtaaaaaaatctcatatgttttttttataaaatgtattaaaaattcaattttaattaacacataatattataatttctcttttataattgttttcttttatgaattctatttattttgaatattagttgTTTATAGTTTGAGTTGaatctttttaataattatttatcttaaatgaataattttataaaagaaattaaagaaaaaaatttattgaataatagaaaaatgaaaagaaattattaaatgttttagtgagtgtaaatttaaaattatagaaagAAATTTATGCGAAGAAATAGTTAGAAATTGGATCAGTGGacagggacgaatctatgta
This is a stretch of genomic DNA from Impatiens glandulifera chromosome 4, dImpGla2.1, whole genome shotgun sequence. It encodes these proteins:
- the LOC124935817 gene encoding sm-like protein LSM4, giving the protein MLPLSLLKTAQGHPMLVELKNGETYNGHLVNCDTWMNIHLREVICTSKDGDKFWRMPECYIRGNTIKYLRVPDEVIDKVQEETKSRSDRKPPGVGRGRGRGREDSVVGGGGRGGPGGRGGGRGMDDGGRGGGRGRGGPGGSKPGGGVGGRGGGRGRG